From Denitrovibrio acetiphilus DSM 12809, the proteins below share one genomic window:
- a CDS encoding chemotaxis protein CheV, with the protein MALDHGILLETGTNEFEIVEFIIKSDTKEHHFGINVAKVREVIRFPEIVKVPDAHPSVVGTANIRQKLIPIIDLAQWLELKYDEDYKEKKIIVTFFNHQYNGFVVDEVVRIHRITWADIKDYSSITDFSLVETVLGVVDIGGNLIQLLDFEKIVLELNPETGLKDIEVDYSKAPQREGKTVYLAEDSSVIRRFLHSHLEQSGYTTFSFENGKLLLNKMKEQLPDLVVTDLEMPVTDGAFVVKTIRSHPDTRDLPVLVFSSLASEENERKVMSVGANRFIGKPDTDILVNEVDKYLI; encoded by the coding sequence ATGGCACTAGATCACGGAATACTGCTCGAAACAGGAACCAACGAATTCGAAATCGTTGAATTTATTATCAAATCAGACACAAAAGAGCACCACTTCGGCATAAATGTGGCAAAAGTAAGGGAAGTTATCAGATTTCCCGAAATTGTCAAAGTGCCGGATGCCCACCCAAGTGTCGTGGGTACAGCTAATATCAGACAAAAGCTAATACCGATAATAGATCTTGCTCAGTGGCTGGAGCTAAAGTATGACGAGGATTATAAAGAAAAAAAGATCATCGTAACCTTCTTTAACCACCAATATAACGGCTTTGTAGTGGACGAAGTTGTCCGTATACACCGCATAACATGGGCGGATATAAAAGATTACTCATCCATCACAGATTTCAGTCTGGTTGAAACTGTGCTCGGCGTTGTAGACATAGGGGGCAACCTTATACAGCTCCTCGACTTTGAAAAAATCGTTCTGGAGCTCAACCCTGAAACAGGACTGAAAGACATTGAAGTTGACTACTCTAAAGCACCCCAGAGAGAAGGAAAAACTGTTTATCTTGCAGAAGACTCAAGCGTTATCAGACGTTTCCTGCATTCACATCTGGAACAGTCCGGTTATACCACTTTCTCTTTTGAGAATGGCAAACTTCTTTTAAACAAAATGAAAGAACAGCTTCCCGACTTAGTTGTCACCGACCTTGAAATGCCTGTGACAGATGGAGCCTTTGTAGTTAAAACTATCAGATCACATCCGGATACAAGAGACCTTCCCGTACTGGTTTTCTCTTCTCTGGCATCCGAAGAAAATGAAAGAAAAGTTATGAGTGTCGGAGCAAACCGGTTCATAGGCAAGCCGGACACAGACATACTCGTCAATGAAGTAGATAAATATTTAATATAG
- the ybgF gene encoding tol-pal system protein YbgF, translating to MYKKFLIVMIAGLSLSACTGNQDLVQQSLNNIKDEMLGIQSTIGDMQVQIQGLDKDIRVNTESINRNSDAISQLREEMTVTNSDVMEIKERVTELERTKMELSADHSPIVMKSGDEEVIIVEDNIQDKIGLYTYAYELYRNGKYAESETKFNEFLMKYPDVERSDNAMYWLGEIKYAEKDYESAVMKFQELVERYPEGNKVPDALLKMGYSYGNISDKDNAVKSLQKVVNMYPESDAARLATQKLRFWGVN from the coding sequence ATGTACAAGAAGTTTTTAATTGTTATGATAGCGGGACTTTCCCTTTCTGCCTGTACAGGCAATCAGGATCTTGTCCAGCAAAGTCTTAATAACATCAAGGATGAAATGCTCGGCATTCAGTCTACTATAGGCGACATGCAGGTTCAGATACAGGGACTGGATAAAGATATCCGTGTAAACACCGAAAGTATCAACAGAAACTCAGATGCGATTTCGCAGCTTCGTGAAGAGATGACAGTTACCAACTCTGACGTTATGGAAATAAAAGAACGCGTTACAGAGCTTGAAAGAACTAAAATGGAACTTTCTGCCGATCACTCCCCAATAGTAATGAAATCCGGCGACGAGGAAGTTATTATTGTAGAAGACAACATTCAGGACAAAATTGGTCTCTACACCTATGCATACGAACTGTACCGCAACGGTAAATACGCCGAAAGCGAAACAAAATTTAATGAATTTCTTATGAAATATCCTGACGTGGAAAGATCTGACAATGCAATGTACTGGCTCGGTGAAATCAAATATGCCGAAAAAGATTACGAAAGTGCAGTAATGAAATTTCAGGAACTGGTTGAAAGGTATCCCGAAGGTAACAAAGTACCGGACGCACTTCTGAAAATGGGCTACAGCTACGGCAATATCTCTGATAAAGACAACGCTGTTAAGTCGCTTCAGAAAGTTGTCAATATGTACCCTGAGTCAGATGCGGCAAGGCTCGCAACTCAGAAACTTCGCTTCTGGGGCGTAAACTAG
- the glyA gene encoding serine hydroxymethyltransferase, which produces MEHLSNFDPEVSGLIKQEEQRQIDKIRLIASENYVSHAVLEATGNVLTNKYSEGYPGKRYYEGQQFIDPIETIAIERAKELFGAEHANVQPYSGSPANMAVYLAFVKPGDTVMGMSLSHGGHLTHGSPVSITGKYFNIVSYELDRDTGLLNYETIRELAVKSKPKMIIAGHSAYPRQIDFRKFREIADEVGAVLFVDMAHFAGLVAGGVHPSPVPYADVVSTTTHKTLRGPRGGMLLCKAEYAAAIDKAVFPGIQGGPHNHTTAGIAVALKEALLPEFKEYAAQVVKNAGKMADCLTSMGYQLVTGGTENHLLLIDLSNKNITGKQAAKALDKAGIVLNCNAVPYDTRKPFDPSGIRMGLAAVTSRGFKEAEVEKTAQWINKAIENFENEEVLENISKEVKELCVKFQPPGL; this is translated from the coding sequence ATGGAACACCTTTCAAATTTCGACCCCGAGGTCTCGGGACTTATCAAACAGGAAGAGCAGAGGCAAATTGACAAAATCCGTCTGATCGCTTCAGAAAATTATGTTTCTCACGCCGTGCTGGAGGCTACAGGGAATGTTCTAACCAATAAATATTCTGAAGGCTACCCCGGAAAGAGATACTACGAGGGGCAGCAGTTCATTGATCCTATCGAAACTATTGCCATTGAACGTGCGAAAGAGCTTTTCGGTGCGGAACATGCTAATGTTCAGCCCTACTCAGGTTCACCTGCAAACATGGCGGTTTATCTTGCTTTTGTTAAGCCCGGTGATACTGTCATGGGCATGTCCCTTTCGCATGGCGGGCACCTTACCCACGGCTCGCCGGTAAGCATCACAGGGAAATATTTTAATATCGTTTCATATGAACTGGACAGGGACACAGGACTTCTTAACTACGAAACCATAAGGGAATTAGCAGTTAAGAGTAAACCAAAAATGATTATTGCAGGGCACTCAGCTTATCCGAGACAGATAGATTTTAGAAAATTCAGAGAGATAGCTGACGAAGTCGGCGCGGTTCTTTTCGTCGATATGGCACACTTTGCAGGGCTTGTTGCCGGCGGTGTTCACCCTTCGCCTGTCCCTTATGCCGATGTTGTATCCACAACAACACATAAAACTCTCAGAGGACCAAGGGGCGGTATGCTTCTTTGTAAAGCGGAATATGCCGCAGCTATTGATAAAGCTGTTTTCCCCGGGATCCAGGGTGGACCGCATAATCATACGACAGCGGGGATTGCTGTTGCTCTGAAAGAGGCACTTCTGCCTGAATTTAAAGAGTATGCCGCACAGGTAGTTAAAAATGCCGGAAAAATGGCGGACTGCCTGACGTCTATGGGGTATCAGCTTGTCACCGGCGGAACAGAGAATCACCTGCTTCTCATAGACCTGAGCAACAAAAATATCACGGGAAAACAGGCCGCAAAGGCTCTCGATAAGGCAGGAATCGTTCTGAACTGTAACGCTGTGCCTTATGATACCAGAAAACCCTTTGATCCCAGCGGTATAAGGATGGGGCTTGCTGCGGTTACGTCAAGAGGATTTAAAGAGGCAGAAGTTGAAAAAACTGCCCAGTGGATAAATAAAGCTATAGAGAATTTTGAAAATGAAGAGGTTCTCGAAAATATATCAAAAGAAGTCAAGGAGCTTTGTGTTAAGTTCCAACCTCCCGGCCTCTAA
- a CDS encoding sigma-54-dependent transcriptional regulator encodes MRKIRVLVVDDEENILWLLKEGLSDEKIDVLTTTEPNMAENYLAKGVDICLVDIFLGEYNGISLTEKWSNLFKETHFIIMTAQDTGSNVIESIKSGAKDFFSKPFDLLELKNKVISLCGNIPQSTISDSKEYDFETKNKKMLEIYKLIGKISKTNINVLILGESGTGKEVIARMIHKQSARSERPFVPINMAAIPNELLESELFGHERGSFTGAIGDKKGKFEEANHGTIFLDEISEMDMGLQSKLLRVIQEKEVTKIGSNKTLKLDTRIIAASNRNLEELVSTGKFREDLYYRLNVVSIELPPLYERKEDTAYLTNHFLHKHQSIKDKVLTCSEEALDAMTAYRWPGNIRELENSIQYAIVNAETDVIKLENLPPKIFEQGTGSGKSSTSHDLYKLALNIIESEILSEGNNAYDEFMKIVEYPIIKAVMDKTGNNKSVSAKILGINRNTFRKKVREHGFEQDS; translated from the coding sequence ATGAGAAAAATAAGAGTACTAGTTGTCGATGACGAAGAGAACATCCTCTGGCTCCTTAAAGAAGGACTTTCTGATGAAAAAATCGACGTACTAACAACAACAGAACCGAACATGGCAGAAAATTATCTGGCAAAAGGTGTCGATATATGCCTCGTGGATATATTCCTCGGAGAATATAACGGCATCAGCCTCACAGAAAAATGGTCTAACCTTTTCAAAGAAACACACTTCATTATAATGACTGCTCAGGACACAGGCTCTAATGTTATAGAATCAATCAAATCCGGAGCAAAAGATTTCTTTTCAAAGCCTTTCGACCTACTGGAACTTAAAAACAAGGTCATCTCCCTATGCGGGAATATACCACAGAGCACAATTTCAGACAGTAAAGAGTACGATTTCGAAACAAAAAACAAAAAGATGCTCGAGATATACAAGCTGATAGGCAAGATATCCAAAACTAATATCAATGTGCTCATACTGGGCGAATCAGGAACCGGCAAAGAGGTCATCGCAAGGATGATCCACAAACAGTCAGCACGCAGCGAGCGGCCTTTCGTCCCCATAAACATGGCGGCAATCCCGAACGAACTACTTGAAAGCGAACTGTTCGGTCACGAACGAGGATCTTTCACAGGCGCCATCGGCGATAAAAAAGGTAAATTCGAAGAAGCAAACCACGGCACTATCTTTCTGGATGAAATATCTGAAATGGATATGGGGCTTCAGTCAAAGCTTCTGCGCGTTATTCAGGAGAAAGAAGTTACAAAGATAGGCTCCAACAAAACCCTAAAGCTTGATACCAGAATTATTGCAGCCTCTAACAGAAACCTCGAAGAACTCGTCTCTACAGGTAAATTCAGAGAAGACCTGTACTACAGACTTAATGTCGTATCCATAGAGCTGCCGCCCCTTTATGAAAGAAAAGAAGATACAGCCTATCTCACCAACCATTTCCTTCATAAACATCAATCAATCAAAGATAAAGTGCTCACATGCAGTGAGGAAGCCCTTGACGCTATGACAGCATACCGATGGCCGGGTAATATCAGAGAGCTTGAAAATAGTATTCAGTATGCTATTGTAAATGCAGAAACAGATGTTATCAAGCTCGAAAATCTGCCGCCTAAGATTTTTGAACAGGGGACAGGCTCCGGTAAGTCCAGTACATCTCATGACCTCTATAAACTGGCACTGAACATTATCGAATCAGAAATACTTTCTGAGGGTAACAACGCCTACGACGAGTTCATGAAAATTGTTGAGTACCCTATAATAAAAGCTGTTATGGATAAAACAGGCAACAACAAATCAGTATCAGCCAAAATACTTGGCATCAATAGGAATACCTTCCGCAAAAAGGTAAGGGAACACGGTTTTGAACAAGACTCTTAA
- the rnr gene encoding ribonuclease R, with protein sequence MNKTLKILNRSKKPLTFKQLLSQSGLDAKTLKRQLRDLVRQNKAEKYRNGTFVSKNTPTEITGKLDLHPNGYGFLSHDGEGRDIFIPKNKMNGAMHGDKVTISPETFRGKQEGRVVEIVERSEQKIVGRIENLAGIMRVVPMTRKVNTYIYLTSNKVQYKDDTVVLVELTHFPSEGSAARGQVNKVLGMLSDPRIEDEIVLNRYDIDKVYPESIEKYVEKTSPELMKNPGARTDLRSLPTVTIDGETAKDFDDAISIEKTENEFILYVHIADVCHFVQPGTPVDNEAYRRGTSFYFPEFAVPMLPESLSNGLCSLRPNEDRLALTAKITYTKDGQRKKAYFYRSIINSDRRLTYNSVNDVLEKNTKEKDKAILDLLKDSKELAGKIMVRRAKAGMLDFDFPETTFELDENGEVTAIIPAERHLSHRIIEHFMIEANEVVSEFLEKHTKKSVYRIHDKPDPMKLEDFAGLAATFGVDVTVKDVTPKDVKKINEAVNNSDYADILGGALVRTMAKAEYNTNNIGHFGLASDSYTHFTSPIRRYPDLMVHRLICNTLFGTEYHSEAGLDDACKLSTENEQRAENAERDISKFKKLKYLAKHVDEPFGAVVMSVGAFGLNIYIESVMLKGTVSLESIPGDVYQFMKKEQIVRGRVTGKMFRAADLIEVMVERIDMDMQEAYFFPAK encoded by the coding sequence TTGAACAAGACTCTTAAAATTTTAAATAGAAGCAAAAAACCTCTGACGTTTAAGCAGCTGCTTTCACAGTCTGGGCTTGATGCAAAGACGCTGAAAAGACAGCTTCGCGATCTAGTACGTCAGAATAAAGCAGAAAAATATCGCAACGGAACATTTGTATCTAAAAACACCCCCACCGAAATCACAGGCAAACTTGACCTGCACCCTAACGGTTACGGCTTTCTCTCACATGATGGAGAAGGACGGGACATCTTCATCCCCAAAAATAAGATGAACGGTGCTATGCACGGCGACAAAGTCACTATATCACCAGAGACATTCAGGGGCAAACAGGAAGGGCGTGTCGTTGAAATTGTCGAACGATCCGAACAGAAAATTGTCGGCAGGATAGAAAATCTCGCCGGAATCATGCGTGTGGTTCCGATGACCAGAAAGGTAAACACTTACATATATCTCACATCAAATAAAGTTCAGTACAAAGACGATACTGTTGTTCTGGTTGAGCTGACCCATTTCCCATCTGAGGGCTCCGCAGCCCGAGGACAGGTGAACAAAGTTCTGGGGATGCTGAGTGACCCCCGCATAGAAGATGAAATCGTGCTTAACAGATACGACATAGATAAAGTCTACCCTGAAAGTATCGAGAAATATGTCGAAAAAACATCGCCTGAGCTTATGAAAAATCCGGGCGCAAGAACAGACCTCCGAAGCCTGCCCACAGTAACTATTGACGGCGAAACAGCTAAAGACTTTGACGATGCAATATCTATCGAGAAGACAGAAAATGAATTTATTCTCTATGTTCATATAGCTGACGTCTGCCACTTTGTTCAGCCGGGAACACCGGTGGATAACGAAGCCTACCGAAGGGGCACGAGCTTTTATTTCCCTGAATTTGCTGTACCCATGCTGCCGGAAAGCCTATCTAACGGGCTTTGCAGTCTGCGTCCTAATGAAGACAGGCTGGCGTTAACAGCAAAAATAACTTATACAAAAGACGGACAGAGAAAAAAAGCTTATTTCTACCGTTCAATAATAAACAGCGACAGAAGACTTACATATAACTCTGTGAATGATGTGCTTGAGAAAAACACCAAAGAGAAAGATAAGGCAATACTCGACCTGCTTAAAGATTCAAAAGAACTGGCAGGGAAAATAATGGTGCGCAGAGCAAAAGCCGGAATGCTTGATTTTGACTTTCCGGAAACAACCTTTGAACTGGACGAAAATGGCGAAGTAACGGCTATTATTCCGGCAGAAAGGCATCTCTCACACAGGATCATAGAGCACTTCATGATAGAAGCAAATGAAGTTGTCAGTGAATTTCTGGAAAAGCATACAAAAAAATCTGTCTACAGAATACATGACAAACCTGACCCTATGAAGCTTGAAGACTTCGCAGGTCTGGCTGCAACATTCGGAGTTGATGTAACTGTAAAAGACGTTACCCCGAAAGATGTAAAAAAGATCAATGAAGCCGTAAACAACTCTGATTATGCGGACATACTCGGCGGCGCTCTTGTGCGGACAATGGCAAAAGCTGAGTACAACACCAACAATATCGGTCACTTCGGGCTTGCCTCAGATTCATACACACACTTCACCAGCCCGATACGCAGATATCCTGACCTCATGGTGCACAGGCTGATCTGCAACACGCTTTTCGGTACTGAATATCACAGTGAAGCAGGACTTGACGATGCATGCAAGCTCTCAACAGAAAACGAACAACGGGCAGAAAATGCTGAGCGAGACATCAGTAAATTCAAAAAACTTAAATATCTGGCAAAACATGTCGACGAACCTTTCGGGGCTGTCGTAATGTCTGTCGGCGCATTTGGTCTCAATATATATATCGAATCCGTAATGCTGAAGGGGACTGTTTCTCTTGAGTCAATCCCGGGAGATGTCTATCAGTTCATGAAAAAAGAACAGATAGTCAGAGGGAGGGTCACCGGCAAAATGTTCCGCGCTGCCGACCTGATAGAAGTAATGGTCGAACGTATCGACATGGACATGCAGGAAGCATACTTTTTTCCTGCCAAATAA
- a CDS encoding cache domain-containing protein, with protein sequence MFAKMFNEKNIGRISLINMIAIIFVLTVAMIAFIVRQTNTEFETERAQLVKNFIETKKTNLKSEVGRLLDFTKFNTVQTRNAIKENMKDRVNEAVSLAISYNKKFHNKFTDKEIDRNLIDFFKLYSWDEGKGYLYILDKKGNVIYHPKYKSGTNLLKLKTPFGTMPVQTEIVTAFEKGGGFVENMMPKEADSTEFVQRISYVKPAGIHDWYIGSSFNEDFISDVIKEKVTHRIDTVNFDNDGHYFIINTDGRGVSIPGNKDLNGKDLTEISDSSGVFYYKNLLSYALQKNDLFVFHKEKYKDWDKTNQVISYCRIYEQWNWLMCGTVAMNDLTPLINARNEALKKKITDNKQYALVLFIIAAIVASGVSYVFSVNIQKIFSRYKHDIENRNKELEELNIELTNQLYTDHLTGLPNRNKLVNDLNTVDSPILIMLNIDSFKKINETYGFIIGDFVLIDVGERISSFDNKYDMKTYKFHGNEYAILIDSDIEGNTLKTLVHELTEYLDFNVKYEELEIEIDISVTAGVSAEKGNIFEKAGMALRHADKKKLPYTIYDSSIDIVDEYENDIRWTKIVKRALNENTLVPYFQPIANSQTGEVEKFECLLRLIDHDEVITPFQFLDIIKKTKLYQHITRRIITKSFEMFTSNDFMFSINLSIEDVMDESTSKFILDLLKTSGIANRVIFELLESEGIESFEVVNDFIKEIKKTGAMVAIDDFGSGYSNFVYLSELQVDIIKIDGSLIKNIDKDTQAQIIVGTIIKFANQLNIKTVAEFVHSESVKLKVIEMGIDYIQGYHIGQPTANIDSYVI encoded by the coding sequence ATGTTTGCAAAAATGTTCAACGAAAAAAATATAGGCAGAATAAGTCTCATCAATATGATAGCCATTATATTCGTATTGACTGTTGCCATGATAGCCTTCATTGTCCGTCAGACAAACACTGAGTTTGAAACTGAACGGGCACAGCTTGTCAAAAATTTCATTGAAACAAAGAAGACAAACTTAAAAAGTGAAGTCGGCAGATTGCTGGATTTTACTAAGTTCAACACTGTGCAAACCAGAAATGCTATTAAAGAAAACATGAAAGACAGAGTCAACGAAGCCGTCTCCCTTGCAATCAGCTACAATAAGAAATTTCACAACAAATTCACCGACAAAGAGATAGATAGAAACCTAATAGATTTCTTTAAGCTATACAGTTGGGACGAAGGGAAAGGATACTTATACATCCTTGATAAAAAAGGCAATGTAATCTACCACCCTAAATATAAAAGCGGAACCAACCTTCTTAAACTAAAAACACCATTCGGAACCATGCCTGTACAGACAGAAATAGTCACAGCATTTGAAAAAGGCGGCGGGTTTGTTGAAAACATGATGCCTAAAGAAGCAGACTCCACAGAATTTGTCCAGAGAATAAGCTATGTCAAGCCTGCCGGAATACATGACTGGTACATAGGAAGCTCTTTTAACGAAGACTTCATCTCAGATGTAATTAAAGAAAAAGTTACCCATAGGATAGACACGGTAAACTTTGACAATGATGGACACTACTTCATAATCAACACAGATGGGAGAGGAGTTTCGATACCAGGCAATAAAGATCTTAACGGAAAAGACCTAACCGAAATATCTGATTCCAGCGGAGTTTTTTACTATAAAAACTTACTATCGTATGCATTACAGAAGAATGACCTGTTTGTCTTCCATAAAGAGAAATATAAAGACTGGGACAAAACAAATCAGGTTATCTCCTATTGCCGGATTTACGAACAGTGGAACTGGCTTATGTGCGGTACTGTCGCCATGAACGACCTCACACCGCTTATCAACGCCAGAAACGAAGCACTAAAGAAAAAGATAACCGACAACAAACAATATGCATTGGTTCTCTTTATAATAGCCGCAATTGTTGCCTCTGGTGTATCATATGTATTTTCTGTCAATATTCAGAAGATCTTTTCACGCTACAAACACGACATCGAAAATAGAAACAAAGAGCTTGAAGAGCTCAATATCGAACTCACTAATCAACTCTACACTGACCACCTGACAGGGCTTCCCAACAGAAACAAGCTGGTCAACGACCTGAATACAGTTGACTCCCCCATACTCATTATGCTGAATATTGACTCATTCAAAAAGATAAACGAAACATACGGTTTCATCATCGGCGACTTTGTCCTTATTGATGTTGGCGAACGTATTTCATCATTTGACAATAAGTACGATATGAAAACATATAAGTTTCACGGGAACGAATACGCTATACTCATCGACTCTGATATTGAAGGAAACACTCTCAAAACTCTCGTACATGAGCTCACAGAATACCTTGATTTTAATGTTAAATATGAAGAGCTCGAAATTGAAATTGACATATCAGTTACAGCAGGCGTTTCTGCTGAAAAAGGCAATATATTCGAAAAAGCAGGTATGGCTCTGCGCCACGCCGACAAAAAGAAACTGCCGTACACAATTTATGACAGCTCTATAGACATTGTTGATGAATATGAAAACGATATACGCTGGACTAAAATAGTTAAAAGGGCACTTAACGAAAATACTCTTGTCCCTTACTTCCAGCCTATCGCTAATTCTCAGACCGGAGAGGTTGAAAAGTTCGAATGTCTTTTAAGGCTTATTGACCATGACGAGGTGATAACCCCTTTCCAGTTTCTGGACATCATCAAAAAGACCAAACTTTATCAGCATATCACAAGACGCATAATTACAAAGTCTTTTGAAATGTTCACCAGTAATGACTTTATGTTCTCCATTAATCTCTCTATTGAAGACGTGATGGATGAATCGACGTCTAAGTTTATACTTGATCTTCTGAAAACGAGCGGGATAGCTAACAGAGTGATATTCGAGCTGCTTGAGTCCGAGGGTATAGAGAGCTTTGAGGTTGTAAACGACTTCATCAAAGAGATAAAGAAAACAGGCGCAATGGTTGCAATAGACGACTTCGGTTCGGGCTATTCCAACTTTGTCTACCTCTCTGAGCTTCAGGTGGATATCATTAAAATTGACGGATCACTAATCAAAAACATCGACAAAGACACTCAGGCTCAGATCATTGTCGGCACAATTATAAAATTTGCCAACCAGCTTAATATTAAAACTGTTGCCGAATTTGTCCACTCGGAAAGCGTAAAACTCAAAGTGATAGAGATGGGCATAGACTACATACAGGGCTATCACATAGGACAACCCACAGCAAACATAGACAGTTACGTAATCTAG
- a CDS encoding LolA family protein, protein MKKLILTYMVLMLTFFVAHSRTAEEVVAALSTVQSYTADFVQSTEIEGFGEDVYSGKIFINISKQAMWDYSKPYRQFYLFDKDSMNYYDSETKQLIVQKLDPSANVFMRLMLNPADIRKDFDVSFENGRLTLSPIGDIGLSTIVFTVENDTVKGISTKDQNGNNTSVEFKNIKKDIAIPSSVFKPVIPEETEVFRYN, encoded by the coding sequence ATGAAGAAACTTATTCTGACATACATGGTTTTGATGCTGACCTTTTTTGTTGCTCACTCCCGCACGGCTGAAGAGGTTGTCGCGGCTCTATCCACAGTGCAGAGCTATACTGCTGATTTTGTCCAATCAACTGAGATCGAAGGTTTCGGAGAGGACGTTTATAGTGGAAAGATATTCATTAATATTAGTAAACAGGCGATGTGGGATTACAGCAAACCGTACCGCCAGTTTTACCTTTTCGATAAAGATTCTATGAATTATTATGACAGCGAGACAAAACAGCTCATCGTGCAGAAGCTTGATCCTTCAGCGAATGTATTTATGAGGCTAATGCTGAACCCTGCTGACATCAGAAAAGATTTTGACGTGAGTTTTGAAAATGGGAGGCTGACTCTTTCGCCCATAGGTGATATAGGGTTGTCAACTATAGTGTTCACTGTCGAAAACGACACAGTAAAAGGTATCAGCACGAAAGACCAGAATGGAAATAACACCAGCGTGGAATTTAAGAATATAAAAAAGGATATTGCGATACCATCCAGCGTTTTTAAACCTGTTATACCGGAAGAGACTGAAGTTTTCAGATATAACTAG